A stretch of the Vigna radiata var. radiata cultivar VC1973A chromosome 7, Vradiata_ver6, whole genome shotgun sequence genome encodes the following:
- the LOC106767793 gene encoding uncharacterized protein LOC106767793 has protein sequence MKPFVVFLLILSLLLAQTQGTRLGKVSLPVQQQKQQDEESTLLKRSNFDAEETVLCRDNECTGKLKNRKLVTTSISSTQSLPKDVEESKAEDLVNGNTKNVNTLSSWNQKDVPEEHSHDLVEITEMDYSPAKRKPPIHN, from the exons atgaaacCTTTTGTGGTCTTTCTTCTGATTCTGTCACTCCTCCTTGCACaaactcaag GGACTCGTTTGGGGAAAGTGTCTTTACCAGTTCAGCAACAGAAACAACAA GATGAAGAAAGTACTTTGCTGAAAAGAAGTAACTTTGATGCTGAGGAAACTGTTCTCTGCCGAGACAACGAATGCACAG GAAAGTTAAAGAATAGGAAACTTGTTACCACTTCCATTTCTTCTACCCAATCCCTCCCAAAG GATGTGGAAGAATCCAAGGCTGAAGACTTGGTGAATGGCAATACTAAAAATGTGAATACACTGAGCTCTTGGAATCAGAAAGATGTTCCTGAGGAGCACAGCCATGACCTGGTAGAGATAACAGAGATGGATTATTCTCCAGCAAAGAGAAAGCCTCCAATACACAACTGA